Within Xiphias gladius isolate SHS-SW01 ecotype Sanya breed wild chromosome 5, ASM1685928v1, whole genome shotgun sequence, the genomic segment AACACTGGCTGGTAATTCTCTGAGTCATTCACAGCTGAAATAGCAGCCCTGGTTCCACTGAGCTCTGCTGGTTGTGTGGGAAGCttaaattcaaacacacagaacatgGTTTTGCACGCGACAAACACGAAACGTGTAGATTAGTTACCGGGTAAAGAGACGAACcgtgggcctcatgcaagaaccgCTCGTATGCACGGATCTGATCTTGACCGGCACGTACGAGGACGCTTAAGAGGATTTTTGGCAATTTCACGGAGAATTTTCTGTTGTCATACGAGCCGTGTGCGTACGGTCCACCTTTCTCCACAGGCAAAAGTACCGCAAAATGAATGTTCTATTCAACGTATTGTCATCAGCATCACGGTTAACCAATTTACTGAGAGGTTttgggggtgttttttttggcatactTCAGCACAGAAACGTATACATGTCAGTAGCTGTTGGAAAATTCTCTCATTCCTATGCaggtttttcttgtctttttcttgttttttgtcatcCTCTGTTGCACCCGACAGTTCAACATCCCCTACTTCAGGCCGTAATATCGTCTTTTCCAACACCTCTGTGACCGTCACATCCCCCTTGACCGCCTCTCACATTAGTCGTGGACCGCTCTGCTTTAGAAAGACGACGTTTAGCTTCTAGCCTCGTGTTAGATCATCAGCTCTGCTCTGATAACAGGTTGCTTACATCTGTACCATTAATACTCTCCAATTGTCTTGATTCCTCTAGTTTCACCGTATTGACACCAGCACACGGAGCTGATCAATTAGTTTCAAATCTTGCAGAAGAAAGTAAGAGAGGCTTAACTCAGGAATACGAAATTGTTCTTCCGTGCGGCCTGGTGTTTCTTAAGTATTTTAACTAGCTGCATATTTTGACGGTGGGCACACGTTAAGTTCACCTGGACACGTCAGCCAGAAGGTTAATTTCAGACACTGCTAAATGTCTCCAGTTGTAATACTACAGCTGCTTGGAAGTTTAGCTGGCAAACTGTGCATTTACACCCAATGAGAACCGATAAAGTGCTGGGAATGTAGATGAGAGTAAGTAAAGCACTGCCAGTGACTAGACAGATACGGGACTGCTCCGAGACAAAGAGCTCTCTTTCCTGAGCACGTTTGCCTCTGCGGTGTACACGTTCGTTTCACTATTATCCTACGACACCGTCACCATCACCGGATGAGGAACGAGCCTTCGTGTACCatgtagttttgtgttttttagccTCAATCTTGCAttcaactctctctctcatcggcacacacaaatatgaaggggtgtgtgtgtgtgtgtgtgtgtcgggggggggaGTGTTACAGAAAGACACGGTGATGTTACATGAACATGAGCACAGTGTAGTGGATATCTGGGAGTAAAGAGCAGAATTAGGACTAAAAAGCTGGAACGCACTGGAAGCGAAACCTGAATTAATCGATTTGCAATCCGACAGATCACAGCTGGTAGCGgagtgaagcagcagcagcatctgtaACAACATGGTCATAGTATCTGTTTAATGGTCTCCTTTCTCTACGGTCTGCTTCGTACAGTATATTTGGAGACAGGCTATAAAATGAACTACACTACAGTATATagtgttatattttgtttaaataccTCATTTTATGCTTTAACTTGCTGTTATATATCTTATAGGgcattttttttgattgttcGAAATAGCCGCAGTCACGTCTTGGCTTTCACTAACCTATTTCTAAACAAGAACAACTTGATTAAAGATATACAGGATGTGTGTTTGCCTTTAAATAGGTCGATGGCTGCTATGGAATCTCAGGAAGCAGGCGGAGGAACCTAATTCAAATGAGATTGGTGATACCGGTTTGTTTGACTGGCgaaattaaagaaatacagGTTCCCCCCTCGGTAAAGGGACGAATCTGACGCTTCCAGTGCGTTTCTGCAGTAAGCCTGACTGGACAGCCTAAATACAGCAGGTGAGTAGTAGAATAGGAAACTGACCACAGTCCAAACATAAACCAGCAgaatcaaacctttttttctccccacaaGTATTTTTCCTTAATTTTCTGAGAAAGCTAATTCTGAAAATGTTCAAGCTGACTGTTAACATGTGACGTCTCACCACGCCACGCTTCGACTGCCTTCATTAAGAAGAGCAAATCTATGGCCCCAGCCATCTTTTCCTTACCTTGGGTAAGTGCTGGTCTCTAATTTAAAAGCCTGCACATCAGTAGAGTGTCCCACCTGTAAACACCTGATCTCCCAGCGGGAGACTTCAGTCCTTGAACAGTGCATTCCCAGTTCTATAAAAGGAGGCTTGTTGTGGAGCAGACCTCAGCTGCAGCGTCTGACGTGCTCTAACACGTACTCTGGGAAATGCAGACTGCACACCTGCAGACCGTCCAGTTTGCAAGGCATCCTGGGATACTCGTCCTCCTTCCACTTGTTCTCATCAGGGTCGAAGGTGAGGATGGAGTCACTGTAGTGGCCGTTGTAACACAGGCCGCCCAGCACCATGATCTGCCTGTCCAATACTGCCACCCCGTGGCCGCTGCGCCCAATGGGCATGGAGGCGAGGATGGTCCACTCGTCAGTCTCTGGGTCGTACACCTCCGTGGACGGGCAGCCCTGCGACTCGAAGGAGGCCCGCAGGATCACGCACACCCCTCCGAACACGTACAGCTTCCCGTTGTGGGAGATCATCTTGTGGAAGCAACGGGCGTAGTTCATTTTGGATTTGTTCTCCCAGCAGCTGGCGTGAGTGCCGGGCAGCAGCGGGCCTCGGCCGGCACGTGTCCTGTGTGCGTCTGAGCCCCCCgagctccctcctcctccccccccgCCTCCCGCTTCCCGTCCCGGAtcgaacacacacacctgtttggAGGTGGAGGACGAGGTGATACCACCAGTGATGTACAGTTTACCATTGAGGACTGTTCCCTCGTGACCGTACTTATTTACAGGGTAGGGGTCCACAAACTCCCAGCGGTCCTCTGTGATGTCGTAGCGCTCCGTGGAGTAGAAGGTCTCATCTCGCGTGCGGCCCGCCACGGCATAAATAAATTTCCCGATGACGCCCACGGCAAACTCCGACCTGCAAACAACAAGCATCGGTAAATGAGTATTTCATTAAAAGAATGTGGGCTGCGAGGCTGTGAGCATCTGCAAAATCACCTTGAAATGAACACAACGTGACAacacagcaagaaaaataatacCGCGCTGCTCAAAAAATGCAGTGCGGCAAACATCCGGGGCTCTGGGCTCCTCTAACCTGGGAACGGACATGTCAGCCATGCGTAGCCAGGAGTTCTGCCGCGGGTCGTAGCGGTAGACTTTGGAGGAGGCGTGAAACTCCCCATCGGGCCCCAGCTCCTCTCCGCCCAACAGGAAGGCAAAGTTGTTGACAATAGCCAGGCAGTCAGGTCGCAGCGGCACCTGAGGTCCCTCCAGCTCCCACCACACCTGAGCCATTAAAACACAGGTTACTGAACCCCAGACAGACACGGATTTCAGATCAGATTATATAAACAGACTACACTGAGGTATCAGGGTTGTGCTGCATAACGAGCGGAGGGAAACTTTTTGAAACGCCACTGTTCTTAGTGTTTTAAAACTAaactcattttgtgtttttagccCAAATGACCCTGGAGAGTGCATGAGCTTAGAGGACTAACTGCTGGTGAAGCTTCATTCATCCAGAGGATCTAACCTGGGGATTACTGAATTTACTGAAACCAAAAACGACTGCCGTCAGTCAAAACATGCCCCTCCCGGACggaaaaacaagcagacacCTTGGGgcgctgcagcagcaggatcTTGCTGTTGACCATACTGTGACCAATCATTCCCCTGAAGACGGCGGTCTGGGGGCGGACGGAGCGGATGCGGTTGGAGCGCGTCTCCACCAGAGGTTGCTGGTTGACATCATGGAAGTAGCTGAGCGCCTGGTCCACCTCCTGCCTCAGCTGTCTGGAGTAACGGTAAAACTCTGACGTCTTCACCtggggagggagaagaggacGGAGGACAGATGCTAGCGACCACCCAGGTCCTCTCCTGTCAGGAAAATGAACCGAGTCCGCCACACGCAATACTACCCTCAGCTGCCCACATCAGCACTCACCTTCTCAAAGATATTGGCAGGCGTCATGAGGCAGAAGCGGATGGACTGCACGATGGTGTCCGTGTGCCTCCAGCGCCGCCGGTCGTGCCGCAGCCACGCCTGAACGGCTTCGTACAGCTCGATTTCTGGGAAGCGACTCAGAGCATCGCTGTTCAGGTACGCCTGGTTCGGAGGCAAACGGAAGAAGAGTGCAAACTTGATCACTTTTTTCCAtcaatttttatgtgattttataTCACGATCGAtgtaaaatcacataaaaacgACAAAGTGAGTAGAGAAACCACAGGTTTGAAACCTCAGCTGATAAGCAATGGACCTGTAAGCAACTATATAACCTACATATGTCactacttcctttttttccagttaagaCTTCAGTGTACTTCGAAACCACCTAACACATGtggacagtttttaaatttggattgtcagtttcaaaaaaatatttaaataaagtagAAATTGTCGCACGGTGACGTAACTAGAGcaatattagcttattgcagatatatttttatttgtgtgtgtcagctgaaaaaata encodes:
- the klhl15 gene encoding kelch-like protein 15 isoform X2, with product MPVANQRCVMSGADVEVYLSQVHDGSVSSGFRALYEERLLLDVTLLIEEHHFQAHKALLATQSDYFRVMFTADMRERDQDKIHMKGLTAAGFGHILRFMYYGSLELSMPTVQEILQAAMYVQLTEAVEFCCSFLLAKICLENCAEVMRLLEDFSVGVEGVQEQLDNFLLDNFVPLMSRPDFLSYLSLERLQAYLNSDALSRFPEIELYEAVQAWLRHDRRRWRHTDTIVQSIRFCLMTPANIFEKVKTSEFYRYSRQLRQEVDQALSYFHDVNQQPLVETRSNRIRSVRPQTAVFRGMIGHSMVNSKILLLQRPKVWWELEGPQVPLRPDCLAIVNNFAFLLGGEELGPDGEFHASSKVYRYDPRQNSWLRMADMSVPRSEFAVGVIGKFIYAVAGRTRDETFYSTERYDITEDRWEFVDPYPVNKYGHEGTVLNGKLYITGGITSSSTSKQVCVFDPGREAGGGGGGGGSSGGSDAHRTRAGRGPLLPGTHASCWENKSKMNYARCFHKMISHNGKLYVFGGVCVILRASFESQGCPSTEVYDPETDEWTILASMPIGRSGHGVAVLDRQIMVLGGLCYNGHYSDSILTFDPDENKWKEDEYPRMPCKLDGLQVCSLHFPEYVLEHVRRCS
- the klhl15 gene encoding kelch-like protein 15 isoform X1 — encoded protein: MSEGARAAWSKRGCGDSHRREPGKHKHRKCERPLSAQPSKPVIVRPGSKRCVMSGADVEVYLSQVHDGSVSSGFRALYEERLLLDVTLLIEEHHFQAHKALLATQSDYFRVMFTADMRERDQDKIHMKGLTAAGFGHILRFMYYGSLELSMPTVQEILQAAMYVQLTEAVEFCCSFLLAKICLENCAEVMRLLEDFSVGVEGVQEQLDNFLLDNFVPLMSRPDFLSYLSLERLQAYLNSDALSRFPEIELYEAVQAWLRHDRRRWRHTDTIVQSIRFCLMTPANIFEKVKTSEFYRYSRQLRQEVDQALSYFHDVNQQPLVETRSNRIRSVRPQTAVFRGMIGHSMVNSKILLLQRPKVWWELEGPQVPLRPDCLAIVNNFAFLLGGEELGPDGEFHASSKVYRYDPRQNSWLRMADMSVPRSEFAVGVIGKFIYAVAGRTRDETFYSTERYDITEDRWEFVDPYPVNKYGHEGTVLNGKLYITGGITSSSTSKQVCVFDPGREAGGGGGGGGSSGGSDAHRTRAGRGPLLPGTHASCWENKSKMNYARCFHKMISHNGKLYVFGGVCVILRASFESQGCPSTEVYDPETDEWTILASMPIGRSGHGVAVLDRQIMVLGGLCYNGHYSDSILTFDPDENKWKEDEYPRMPCKLDGLQVCSLHFPEYVLEHVRRCS
- the klhl15 gene encoding kelch-like protein 15 isoform X3, translating into MSGADVEVYLSQVHDGSVSSGFRALYEERLLLDVTLLIEEHHFQAHKALLATQSDYFRVMFTADMRERDQDKIHMKGLTAAGFGHILRFMYYGSLELSMPTVQEILQAAMYVQLTEAVEFCCSFLLAKICLENCAEVMRLLEDFSVGVEGVQEQLDNFLLDNFVPLMSRPDFLSYLSLERLQAYLNSDALSRFPEIELYEAVQAWLRHDRRRWRHTDTIVQSIRFCLMTPANIFEKVKTSEFYRYSRQLRQEVDQALSYFHDVNQQPLVETRSNRIRSVRPQTAVFRGMIGHSMVNSKILLLQRPKVWWELEGPQVPLRPDCLAIVNNFAFLLGGEELGPDGEFHASSKVYRYDPRQNSWLRMADMSVPRSEFAVGVIGKFIYAVAGRTRDETFYSTERYDITEDRWEFVDPYPVNKYGHEGTVLNGKLYITGGITSSSTSKQVCVFDPGREAGGGGGGGGSSGGSDAHRTRAGRGPLLPGTHASCWENKSKMNYARCFHKMISHNGKLYVFGGVCVILRASFESQGCPSTEVYDPETDEWTILASMPIGRSGHGVAVLDRQIMVLGGLCYNGHYSDSILTFDPDENKWKEDEYPRMPCKLDGLQVCSLHFPEYVLEHVRRCS